A single genomic interval of Spinacia oleracea cultivar Varoflay chromosome 6, BTI_SOV_V1, whole genome shotgun sequence harbors:
- the LOC130464147 gene encoding protein argonaute 10-like isoform X1: protein MVGRIIFERYLISVHGATAGRFWCWYYFLHGTVVDTKICHPTDFDFFLCSHAGIQGTSRPAHYHVLWDDNKFSADEIQSLTNNLCYTKGNTRRFWAATIIFFFCWVSRETVRWNTLL from the exons ATGGTTGGTCGTATCATTTTCGAGA GATATCTCATTTCTGTACATGGGGCGACTGCTGGAAGGTTTTGGTGTTGGTATTATTTCCTACACG GCACAGTGGTAGATACTAAAATATGTCACCCAACCGATTTTGATTTCTTTCTATGCAGTCATGCTGGTATTCAG GGAACCAGCAGACCAGCTCATTACCATGTTCTCTGGGACGATAACAAATTCTCAGCTGATGAGATACAATCTCTAACGAACAATCTCTGTTATAC CAAGGGAAACACTAGAAGATTCTGGGCAGCaactattattttttttttttgttgggtgtCAAGAGAAACCGTTAGATGGAATACATTGTTGTAG
- the LOC130464147 gene encoding protein argonaute 10-like isoform X2: MVGRIIFERYLISVHGATAGRFWCWYYFLHGTVVDTKICHPTDFDFFLCSHAGIQGTSRPAHYHVLWDDNKFSADEIQSLTNNLCYT; encoded by the exons ATGGTTGGTCGTATCATTTTCGAGA GATATCTCATTTCTGTACATGGGGCGACTGCTGGAAGGTTTTGGTGTTGGTATTATTTCCTACACG GCACAGTGGTAGATACTAAAATATGTCACCCAACCGATTTTGATTTCTTTCTATGCAGTCATGCTGGTATTCAG GGAACCAGCAGACCAGCTCATTACCATGTTCTCTGGGACGATAACAAATTCTCAGCTGATGAGATACAATCTCTAACGAACAATCTCTGTTATACGTAA